A single window of Nicotiana sylvestris chromosome 5, ASM39365v2, whole genome shotgun sequence DNA harbors:
- the LOC138869175 gene encoding uncharacterized protein produces MPAYSKFLKEILSNKRRVKENSVVKLTENCSAIIQNKLPQKSEYPGNFTISCSVGSTKFEKSLCDLCVSINLIPLSIFKKFAREIGPIRSVPMSLQMADQTIIIPERIVKDVLVRVDKFVFLVDFIVMNMEENKEAPLILGKPFLATGRDILDIQKSQLVLIVWEERVVFKMKEACNDPIGHLENSHSVL; encoded by the coding sequence ATGCCAGCATATTCCAAGTTCTTGAAGGAGATATTGTCTAACAAGCGAAGAGTGAAGGAGAATTCGGTGGTCAAGCTCACAGAGAATTGTAGTGCTATTATTCAAAATAAGCTCCCTCAAAAGTCTGAATATCCAGGGAATTTCACTATATCTTGCTCCGTAGGAAGTACTAAATTTGAAAAGTCTTTGTGTGATTTATGTGTTTCTATTAATCTTATCCCCTTGTCTATTTTTAAGAAGTTTGCGAGAGAAATTGGGCCAATCAGATCTGTACCTATGTCTTTGCAAATGGCGGATCAGACCATAATAATACCTGAACGAATAGTGAAGGATGTGCTAGTTCGAGTGGACAAATTTGTGTTCCTTGTGGACTTCATCGTGATGAACATGGAAGAGAATAAGGAGGCCCCTCTTATTTTAGGAAAACCTTTCTTGGCTACTGGTAGAGATATTCTGGATATTCAGAAAAGTCAGCTCGTGCTAATAGTGTGGGAAGAAAGAGTGGTGTTCAAGATGAAGGAagcatgtaacgacccgattggtcATTTAGAGAATTCACATTCCGTTCTGTAG